The stretch of DNA TGTGTGCAAATCTGCTGCCTATGGAATTACTTAGATTAGTTAGTAAGCTAATGATAAAATCAAGAATAATGAATGAGAGAACTGTAAGCAATTCTGTTAAGATGAAAATATTCTAATCTCAAGTTTCCTTGCAGGACAACAGAGTACATGGGGGTGAAAATAAATGTCTTGCCATCTTTCAAATTCAAAGTAATATAGGTCATTATATTCTTCTAAAAATACATGTCAGGGAATTTATGTCCACTAGGCTGGCAATTTTCTCCTCAGCTCACTAGCATTTGAAGTTCTAATTGGTGATTGCTAAAGGCCGCTCCCATCAAAGGATATCATCATGTCACTGGAAGATAGACCTTTCAAGTTAGCTGGGTAGACAAGTGCTCCTTTGTACACCTGCAACCTCCGGTGTGaaaattgtgtatatatatggagGCTCGCTTCTGCTCATACACTGAAGCTGGAGGTGCGATCAAGGAAGGCATCTTCACTGCATGGGATTGTAATACCTCCCATTGGATGATCATACCCAAATTCTTCTTCTGCTAGACTTAACAAATCTTGAAAAGAGGACTGGTTCAAGTATGATACTGGGATCACaaacctcttcttcttgctctcCCCAACATAGACTGCAAAATAGCCTTTAGGGACATCTAAGGACTTTGAAGGTGTTTGGTTTTTCTTAGCATGTACAATACTAGGCAACCGGAAACCCatggttttgaaattttcttgaAATAAATACCAAGAAGGAAGTTTTCAAACAGAGAAAGCTTTGATATGCTTGGTAATGAGATGGCTGGTATTGCTGTGCTACGAAGCTGATTatttatgtgtatatatagatGAAATGGTATGGTGAAGAACAGCTGTTACATAAAATGATTAGTGATGAAGATGGATCCCAAGTGAGAGACATTAGCTCATGGAGTATCACATGGATATGTCTTCCAACTAATCAAGAGAGACTCATGAGATAATTTCTATAACGGAGGAATATCATGTCCCGCCTAATTAAAATCTGAAATACTGGGGTACGTACCCGgtgcaaaaatcacaaaatgcAAGCTGCCAGCTATGTGATAGTCACAATGTATTCCTGCAGTGATTTGGAGACAAGAACTTTAAAGGTTATGATAGCTGAATTGGGAGCAGATAAACACCCACCATGTGGTTTTGTTCTATGAAAGATCAAATTCCAGCAAGAAATCCCTAGTTTATAAAGTAGGTACGTACCATTTTCTTCAGTCAATTCAGAAATTGGCACTATCTCTCAGATCACTTTACTTATGGTGTGTGTTGCAAAGTAGCCTGTGGTTAGGAAAATTAATTGCTATGAGAGAGTTGATCCACAAGTTAGTACTGGGTCTACTTGGTCTCAAGCATGTCTTTGATCTGCTAAAGGCTTACACTTTACATaggatatacatatatttaattagtcTTTAATTACTTCGGTTGCTCTTTGCAGCTATTAAGAGAGGTAGGACATgatgtttcttcattttgggCATTGTCTTGTGAGTTTTTCACTAAGACATTAGTCCATGCGATACTCCATGAGCTAATGTCTCTCACTAATTACGTCCGTCCTGATGTCTCATCACCAATCATTTTAGGTAACAGATTGTTTTCAGTGTACTAACTCATCTATTTATACACATATGATCAGATTGAGGAACAAAGCAAAACGAGTCTTTCATTGATCACACATATTCAAAGATTTCTCTGTTTTGCAATTTATTTGAAATCTTCATTTTCGTTCTCTTGTCATTGAGAAATTTCAAAACCATGGGTTTCCGGTTGCCTGGTTTTCTACATGTTAAGAAAAATCTTCTTCAGTCTTTACCAACTTCAAACCAAGTACATTCAAAGGCCTTAGATGTCCCTAAAGGCTATTTTGCAGTCTATGTTGGGGAGAGCCAGAAGAAGAGGGTTGTCATTCCAGTGTCATACTTGAACCACCCTTCTTTCCAAGATTTGTTAAGTcaagctgaagaagaaattggATATTGTGGGAGTAAATTTCCCCCAAAAGAATATTCGCCAaaagattccttcgtcttctccgcctctctttctccctgcaaaacagatcggagtaaaaggaccacacccgggggtgttggccaaagcccctccgatgcctaagttaggtagggtaattcaaggaaaaccgggtggccggagccgtgtgtggtggccggagccttgtgtgagagagagaaagagaggaggttgCTAGGGGTTTTAAGAAATAACTTATGCAGAGTTTGAGTAGGAATtctgacgtacctcaaccattgtgtgtggctatgcttttatagaggtctcggaggctagggtttcagaggttGGGggagttggtgtggttggtgaggttggtgtggttggtggagttggtgtggttggtggggttggtgcaTTTAGGAATTATTGATTaaccaaatccctaattaaattggggatcaagtaacccccaatttgattaggtaattcccaattaggttaggtaactcctaattaggtcaaataattcccaaattgattggcctaattaattgacctagggttttgatttaattaggttcccacaaatgccccccagcttctgcatggcgcgtggcggcatgtaggagatgtaaaTTATCGGTTTGGTCTCCCAGCTGTAACTGGGCTTCCTTCGTGGACTTGGGCTCTCGCGTAGAGGAGGCTTTTTACTCgggctgtccagctgtaactAGGCTGGAGGTGCGCGATCTGCCGCTGGAGCAGGTGGCAGTTTGGGTCGTCTTTTTTGTGGCTGATCCAAATTGCttcaattccttctttttttttttttttgtgccaTGAACTAGGATCAATATGAGTCAAGGTGATCATGTGCGAAGCACGAACGTGTTGAAAGTCAGCGGCAGATAGGAAGAGAAGGTTGGCGACGGTCCGCTCGTTCTTCTCACCTACTGTGATGGTAAGTTGCATCCTTTTGATATGCTACAGTTGCCATGGAATTCTTTGTTGTGTATCTGACTAACTTCCATCTTCTGCTTGCAGAGAATGACATCTGCAAGAGACTCGATCTCGGCCCGAACATGACCAAGGTTCAGCAAGCTCTGAACATCCCTATCAGGTTCCTTGAATGGCGTTGGTTGCTGGGCAAACATCTAAAGGAGGTTGGTGGTCTGCCCCTGCCGGAGATGTTGGAAGATGGAAGCTGTATGGCTAGGGGCCTAGATGATCTGCTAGCTAAGCAGGTGGAGTCCTCGACCGAACTTCCTCCTTCTGCCACTAGCAAGTCTTCTTTAATGGGGGGTCTAATGTGCTGAGAAGGTCCCCATGGGAGTTGCTCCTTTTTCATCTGCTGAGATCAAGCGCCTCGTCAACGCGAACAACAAGAAAGTCACTAGCATGCATAATGTCTGGGATATTCTGCTCAAGTCTCTGCCCGAACTGCCTAAGACCCGTGATCTGCCATGTAAGGAAGCTGCTGGGAAGCAAGGTTTGGGTTGTCTGTGCTGATCTGGGAATCAAGCTGAGAGGACTGTACCTCTGCCTTGCAACCGCGAAGGGTTGGGTTGTCTGTGCTCCACGAACAGTCAAGCGCGGGGCTGACTCAATGTTGCAAGTTGCAGCCAAAAGAGCTAAAGAGGCGTCTGCTCGAGCAAAATGTCCTTCAGTTGCACGAATTGCCGGTCCAGGAGTTGGTGACACTTTGCTGGTCAATTTTGGTACTTATGTTGAAGCCACGGAGGCGTCCAAGCATGAAATTTCTGCTAATGCATACAAGCTGGGATACTTGGACTGCAGGAACGGTGCTTTTCCTTGTTGCCCTCTCGAACATGAGGATGGTGAGTAGCTCTATCTCGACTTGCTGCTCAAAGTGAGCAGATCAATGCCGTGAATGTAGAAGCAGTTGAAGAGCAGGTGGCAGATGAAGCTGCAATGGAGGAAGACAACGCCAAAGGTGGTGCAGCTAATGAGGTTTAGGGCAGATGCGGAGGAGCAGGCAGCTAAGCAGATGGTGCCGGTTGAGCAAAATGAGGCTTATttcttgttgaacttggcTGATTGGCCGCTTTGTTAtggaattttcagttgtcttTCGAACTTCAATTCTCATTGTATCTTGTAAGTGTGCATCCGGAGACATAGCACTTGAAagagactccattgagtttgtactTGTGAAGTAGCTTGCCTGCAATGGGGAGAAGG from Prunus dulcis unplaced genomic scaffold, ALMONDv2, whole genome shotgun sequence encodes:
- the LOC117613650 gene encoding auxin-induced protein 15A-like codes for the protein MGFRLPSIVHAKKNQTPSKSLDVPKGYFAVYVGESKKKRFVIPVSYLNQSSFQDLLSLAEEEFGYDHPMGGITIPCSEDAFLDRTSSFSV